The genomic region TACTTGCATGCAAACCTATTACAAAGGGACAAGAGGTGATcaatatttgtttaatttttttactgcataatgaaaatattttactaTCAGTCAAATATTTAAAATGACCCTCACATGGCAAACTTGTGAAGTAAAACTGCTGCTGTCATTACCAACAAGAGAAAGATCTAATATTCATTTTGCAACACCCTAGAAAAGAAAGCTGTTCGCATTTATTAAAGGGATTAGAGAGTAATTTAAAAATGCTAAACAAGGGTCTTTGCTATCTATAAGTAATTTACAAAAAAGTTGACAATGAACACTGGTAGGGAGTTTCACATTAGAATTTGTTTTACATAATCAACTTGCGTTTTGGAGCTGATTATCTGATTCATTGTGATCTCGAGTCACGCTAATAAATTATTTAGTTTCAGATTTTGCTTCCAGCTTTAGTAAAAATAGGTAAGTAAAGGTGAAAGTTTCAACTGAGGCCACCGACCAAATTTAACATAGAAAGATAGAAGGAAAGTATAACGCGAAGAAATAAAAGCATAAATACCTAAGTCATAATAGGGAATTTATTCATCATATGATAAATTACCAAGAAATACATGTATAACGATAACCGATGATAGGTGCAAGGCATAAAGACTACCAGCGTAATACAGTGTGCTGTTGGAAATAACACTACCGGCATAATAAGTTAGTATCAGGTACCAGCCGTACAATAAGCACACAATTGATCATCGATTAAGTTTGGGAAGTCAAAACTGAAGCTACCAACTCGCCTTTAACATTTTTTATGAAAGGGGAATTTCTTGCCGCATTTGCTTTTTATTTACATAAACATGGCGTCTTTTGGTCGATTAAATCAATTCCAAATCCACTTGCCACGTAAAGCTTTTCCCAATAGAGACCGGTGTGGCTACCTTGGACCTCCAATTCCATAATCCTTTAACTCCATGTTGATGACACAAGTAACTCAAACAGAGATTTTATAACTCGCAATTCACACAAGGCTgcctattgtttttttttttttttttgcaggttACCATATCATACATAGATGAAGACCTTGAACTGGAAGAGAGACGGGCATTGCTTGCAGATTATGGTTTCATATGCAAATGCGCGAGATGTGTTGAAGAAGAGGCGGCACAGAATTAGCAGCCCCTCAACCCGGAAATGGCAGCAAATTCCTTGTACCATGTTTTCAATATTTGTGTTTCAGCAATTTTGGCAGTTCTTTTTATTGTCTTGTGTTTAAGCAAGGAATGGAAATCATTTAGAATGTCGCTTTATCCATTGTAAACTATAATTTAAATCAAGAAATGATTAACAAGCTGACATGGGATCTGGCCCATAGGCATGAATTGCGTTTGTTACTTGAAAAAGGAGTAGGCCGAGTGTCATTGGGCTCCTGTAAATCATTGTTACCTACGCCTAGGCTAAACATTGGGTCTTCTTCTGACGGGAAGTTAGGGTTTCGGAGATTCACTCCATCCGAAATCGCTACTAAACGGTCTCAAGGGTTATGTTATCGATGTGATGAGAAGTATACGTGGGATCACCTCAATTGTTATTATTTGAGGATGATTCATTAGATCCTGACTTCTCCGGGAAATTCTGAACGATCAGACGCTGGATAAACTTCAGATGGAAGAGGTTCAAACACAATCTGCCATCTCCTGCAACGCTTCGTCGGGTCGGTAAAGGGACACCCCGTTCAGGTTCTGTTGGATGGGGGTAGTACCCATTGTTTTGTGCAGACTAGAATGGCCGCTTTTCTGAAATTAGACATTGAAGCCATCACCCTGTTTTCGGTTATTGTGGGGAACGGGAACGACTTCCGTGTGCTAGGTTAGCTCGGAAGCTTGAATTGGTTATTCAGGATTTTCCTATTTTTATTGACCTCTATGTTTTACCACTCTAGGATTGGGATATGGTCTTGGGTGTCTCTTGGTTAGCCACTTTAGGTCCGGTGGTTACTGATTACACGACTGCCAGTTTTCAGTTTAATCTACACGGGGTTAATGTATGTTGGAAAGGTGACCCATCTCCAAAGGTTCACCCCATTCAGTTCAAAGGGTTTAAACAGATGTTACATAATGATTCAATTGGCCATTTATTTCACTTCACTTTTACATTCTGTTTCCTCCACCCAGCAGTCTTTTTTGATTTGCAAACCATATTGACTAAATTTTCTCTTGTCTTTCAACCACCTTATGGTTTACCCCCTGCCCAATCTCAGCCTCTCAGGATCCTCATATTACCTTGCAACCCGGTTCTGCCTCAGTCTCGGTGCGACCTTATAGTTACCTGCattttcaaaaaaagaaaaaaaaaaaaaacgaagtcGAACGTTTGGATCGAGACATGTTATCTCAAGGTAGAATCTGCCCAAGCATTAGCCCCTTGACCGGCctaatattcaaaaaaaaaaaaaaaaaaaaaaaaagccggGCTATATctcattaaataaataaaaaaaaaagaattatccTCTTTTTCTATAAAACCATCTCATTTTATACCATTTTTGACCATTTTCTCCCCACTTTCAACCCAAAACACTCTCATTTTTATAccattcttttataaaaaaaatatcttttcATCCACAATGACATCTAATTCTTGGTGGTCCTCATCTTCTTCGGAGAAAGAGGAGATGTTTTACGCAAACGCTGTGGTAAAGGCGGCGCAGATTCTTAtggaggaggaagaggaagacgTCTCGTCTGAAAGCGTTATTACCAGACGAATACGGATTAACAGAGACCGCCAAGGTTTATCATTATTAAATTTTATTATCCTTATTATTTATTTCCtcgtatttatatattttttacgaCAGGAGCGCACGAGAAATTGGTGAACGATTATTTTTCGGATGCACCCCTTTACAATGCCGACATTTTCAGACGAGGGTTCCGAATGAGTCGCCGGTTATTCACACGGATTGCTGATGATTTGGCGGGGCTAGACCTGTTTTTCAACAGGATTTGGTAGAACATATATGGAACAATGCAAACGACGGGGACGGTGACGAAGACGAGTAGTGtaatttttacaaatttttaaatgtagtctttttttataaattttaggtagtgtagttttttttaggttatgtaatttttatttatgttatgtaatgaattttattatctttttttatgtcttatttttatttaaattttgaattgtttttataaaattaaacaaataaaataaattaaacaataaaaaattagGCGGGGTAGCCCCATACTCCACCCCCTCAAAAAGCAAGGAGGCCCATTCTCCATGAGATggtgatgtggcgcctacgtggcggctcATCCTCATGGGGATAAGCCTTccccatacccactagtcttacGAGTTCTTGGTCTTACCATTTGGCCTCACGAATGCCCCCTCGACATTTCAACGCTTTATATTTTTCGCCCTCATTTATGACATTTTATACTCGTTTTTTTCAGACATACTTATTTACAGCAAGTCATGGGATGATCATCTTGCTCACATCTAATTAACTCTACAACTCCTGTTGGATAATAACCTCGTGGCCAAACTTTCAAAGTGATTATTTGGCCAAACAGAAATTGCATACTTGGGTCATATTATTTCAAATAACGGAGTGGTAGTGGACCCTAATAAAATTAGCACTTTTTCTCAAAGGCCGATTCCGAATTCCGTAAAAGAGGTGCATGCATTTTTGGGGCTTACGGGGTATTACCGCCACTTCATTCAAAATTATGCGACCATTGTAGTGTTGGGACTAATCTTGTCATAACTCAAAAGTGGAGGGTGCTAAGTGTTTTAGTTTATTTAGGTTTCCTAATTCTAGTCTAGGGATGTTTCTTGGGCATCAAGATTTATTAGATAGGTTTAtctagtttgtttatttattttattaatagagTTTGAGTCGGGTTAGAACTAAAATAAATTTAGTATAATTAGATGGTTTGGGTCATTGTAATTATTGTGCTCTcattaataaattaataaaagagTTCACAGCAAAGAGGTAACCATAATTATTTTTGTGAGGAAAAATATTGTTTTCGCATGTGGAAACAATCTCATGTCAGGGCGCCAATTTTCTATATTGGTCAAATCTGGGGTTAATTACAATACATGGGTTTTGTATGAGAATGTATTGAAGGAGTGAAGGTATATCATGAAGTATTAAATTCAATATAAATTGAATTTTGGAGACACTATGGGTTTAAATACTTGTGTGGATTAATGCAAGAAGATTGAACCAGACGTATGTGACGGTGATGATATTTGCATAGGCTTTTTAAGTAAAAAGTCATGGGTCGGTGGAGGGCAGTTGTAAAAGAAGGTGATGATTCAGGGCTGTTCGGTTATTAGTTTTGGGTTTGAGCAACTGACATATATCCGGTGACAACAGCAGGATTTGAAGTGCCTTGATCGGCTTGGTTCGTGATAAGAGGAGACCGGCGTAGTGCGTGAAAAGCGGGCAGAATGGATCCGTCAAAGCAGGTGGCTTTGGATTCGTCTCGTTTAGCAAGGTGAGAAAACGGAAGAAGCGGGTAAGCTTGTTTTCTTTGTCGGTGGAGAGGCCTCTTGGAACGGGTGTGATCGGAAAAAGGTGCAGGTTGTTGAGACAAGAAGAGAGCGGAGAAACTACACCGTTGTAAACATTATGGCGTTGGAGTTCAATCGGGTGGCTTTGGATGTGACCGGGGAGAGGCCGTCGATCCGTGATAAGTCAAGATGTTAATGAACGTGTGTCCAACGGGATGCCATGTGATATGTTACAAGTGTAGTGGAGTTGATTTGGGTTGAAACGAGAAGACGTTGGACGTGACCGAGTGAAGGTCGGGTGCCGGGTAGAAGTCGAGATGGTTCGAGAGGAGAGGAAACGTGATTCGGGTGTCATAAATGAGCGGTGTGAACAAACCGATATGAGGATGATGAACCGGCTCTAATGTGAAGAAAGTTATTGACAAGATTAGGGGGTGATTGTTGGGACTAATCTTGTCATAACTCAAAAGTGGAGGGTGCTAAGtgttttagtttattttatttacgTTTCCTAATTCTAGTCTAGGGATGTTTCTTGGGCATCAAGGTTTATTAGATAGGTTTATCTAGttcgtttatttattttattaatagagTTTGAGTCGGGTTAGAACTAGAATAAGTTTAGTATAATTAGATGGTTTGGGTTATTGTAATTAGTGTGCTCTCATTGATAAATTAATAAAAGAGTCGAACAAGTTTGTTCATATTGCGTGTTTGTTTATTCGATCAAGGGCCTGATTTCCAACATGCAGGACCTCTCACTGATTTGTTATGAAAGGATGCCTTTGTGTGGACACAGAGTACTGTGGAAGCATTTAATCGGTTGAAAAGTTTAATAAGTTCCACTCCGGTTCTGTAGTTACCGGATTTTACACAGCCGTTTGCATTCGTAACCGACGCCTCTGGTGTTGGTATAGGCGCTGTCCTTTCCCAAAATCGCCACCCGTTGGCTGATTTTAGCAAGAAGCTTTGCCCCCTAATGCAAAACGCTTCTACTTATCAGCGGGAGACGTACGCCATCACCCAGGCCGTATCGAATTGGCAGCAACATCTTTTGGGCGCTAAATTCACTATAATCACGGAtcaacaatccttgaaaaatatGAAGGATCAAGTGATCCAAACCCAGGAACAACACAAGTGGGGGATTAACTTCAGGGGTATGATTTCGAAATTCATTATCGACCGACCGAGgaaacaaaatggtgtcgctgatgCTCTCTCTCGTTCCCCTTCCGACTACTTAGGTGCTTACACTAGCCAACAACCATCTCTACTTCACACTCTCCGACAAGCCACCGCTACCGATACTACTTTCATTTATGTTATCCAGCAATATCTACCTAACCAGAATATGTGCCGGATTATTTGGTTAGAGACGTCCTGCTCTTTCATTGCAGATGTCTTGCTGTTCCGACTGGATAACCACTTTGCCAATAATTGTTAGTTGAATTTTATTCCATGCCGGTAGGCGGGCACTCCAGTATTACCtatacttatcaaaggctagctGCAAACTTCTATTGGAAGCACATGCTGAAGGATGTTAAACAATTTGTTGCCACTTGTCAGCTATGCCAGCAAACAAAGTCCTTTTTTTTTTACCTCTAGTAGGTCTGCTTCAGCCCCTGCCCATTCCGAACCTTGTTTTCGAAGAcatttccatggattttattacctgTCTCCCGGTTTTAAAGGCAAAACCGTCATCTTGGCGGTCGTTGACCAGTTGTCTAAGTATGGGCATTTTGGTTGTGTCTGTTTTTAAGAggtaaaaggtctgcagtctgcggaccacatctgcaggcatctgcaggataagaggtggaccaaaggtcCGCAGTCtacaagaagaagactgtttgtttgtTAATATCTGCAGCGTAACCTAACCATAACCAACCACAACCCACCATAACCATCACCCACCAAAGCCACCGTGACCCACCACAATACACCAACACCCACCATAATCACCGTGAACCACCATAACCCACCGTAAGCATAACCAACCCCTATTGTGGGTTGAGATGGTGGCGGAGGTGCGGCTGGTGGCGGAGGTGTGAGCTGGTGGCAGAGGTGCGGAGGTGTGAGCTGGTGGCAGAGGTGTGAGATGGTGGCGGAGGTGCGAGCTGGTGGCGGAGGTGTGAGATGGTGGCAGAGGTGCGGCTGGTGGCGGCAGGGAGGAAGGTGGTTTGGGGGGCTAGGTTTTGAGAATGAAGATGAATGATAAAGAATGTGGAGGGTTTTGAGAAGAGGTTTGAAGTGTCTAGTCCATGTCTTCTCCAAGAAGAGGATGTGCAGACATTTTTTAGTAAAATGTCTTCCGAAAAACAAATGCACTGCAAACCTCTATGTCTGCCCTTGGTCTTCTTGGCGCAGACAGAAGTGGTCAGGAAGAGCTTCTTTAATAAAACAAACACACCCTTTGTGGGTCTACCGTCTTCTTTTACTAGTGAAAGAGTGGTTTGACCGTTTGAGCAATAATGCCCCACCTTTGGGCGTTTTCTACCACGTTCCAGTCCAGTCAATAAGGGGGCATTATTAGATGTTTTTACAAAAGGGGCATAGTGAAATAATGTACAATAACGTCCcatccaatcattacacaattattaattttttttaattaaaaagttaaaatacttcattaaataaaaaaaattacaatactaaaaataaaaaaataaaaaccgactaaacttaaaaaaaaccggaaataaaaaaacaaataaacttaaaaaaaagacGATAATCTAAAGGCCGTATTTTTTCCGAAGTTTTTGGCGGTACATTTGTGCAACGATCAACGCGTCGCCTTGGAGGTGATCGatcggtttggacaaaaactccaTGTCCTTTTTCCGTTTGCCTTGCCActtgcatctcgttaaacttTTTTTTCGGCGACTCGTTCTTTCATAGTCTCGCAACGCTTGTGGCTGAGGTCtcgaatgtcttggagacgacggttcatctcctcgaaatcttTATTCAACTCGAGATTATCGAAGACGACTCCACCGGTTTTTTTCCAGTTCGCTTATCTTTTCTTCTACCGGGCGGTCGGGCCAACTCTTCAACTTCCTCGTCATCGTCTACAACAACATTTAAATCGACAATGCGGGCATCGGAAGTTGGTGTTTCAGGGTCAACGGAGGATGACATTTTCGACCGTTTAGCTTTacgtctactactagacgtcatgGTCGGTACGCTAGCCCACTTTAGACTTTTTCTTAGAAGCTCCCAACATTTATAGTACGTGAAAACGCCTTGCATTTTCTCGTACTCATCCATAGCCATAACGCCCcatccaatcattacacaattattagtttttttttaaattaaaaagttaaaatgcttccttaaataaaaaaattacaatactaaaaataaaataataaaaaccgactaaacttaaaaaaaaacttgaaataaaaaaaacaaataaacttaaaaaaaagacGATAATCTAAAGGCCGTATTTTTCCCGAAGTTTTTGGTGGTGCATTTGCGCAACGGTCAACGCGTCGCCTTGGAGGTGATCGatcggtttggacaaaaactctaTGTCCTTTTTCGTTTGCCTTGCCGcttgcatctcgttaaacttTTTTTTTCGGCGACTCGTTCTTTCATAGTCTCCCAATGCTTGTGGCCGAGGTCTCGAATGTCttggagactgtgacaactgtcacttttccgtacattccgtacactaattgaacaAGAATCCGTGCTTAAataattgtgcatgatctagtttacacgacaaatgaatttttgattactgttatatacatacattggcatttcatgttgcaagactttattcgttgctacatgcaacacgagatAGTTCTAATGATacacagaacagaattggcaccattatcagacaaactaaaaattttgacgaagttcagtacatagacagacagtattttgaggcccagtatgagctagagaccaagtgatacactagtatagtgtgtaaggaagtaaggaccacaaaactgcttttttaggtgatagataaagtgccggaaagtgcctaaaactcactcaaagtgcagaattctgcatatttcagcaaaattcagcattttaataaactaataatgtgcaaaaatatggcaaaatggtcctgtatactttcctaagtgtcgggaattaaaagtgtcacaaaagggta from Helianthus annuus cultivar XRQ/B chromosome 10, HanXRQr2.0-SUNRISE, whole genome shotgun sequence harbors:
- the LOC118483291 gene encoding uncharacterized protein LOC118483291, which gives rise to MTSNSWWSSSSSEKEEMFYANAVVKAAQILMEEEEEDVSSESVITRRIRINRDRQGAHEKLVNDYFSDAPLYNADIFRRGFRMSRRLFTRIADDLAGLDLFFNRIW